A single window of Carassius auratus strain Wakin chromosome 9, ASM336829v1, whole genome shotgun sequence DNA harbors:
- the LOC113108435 gene encoding ankyrin repeat domain-containing protein 50-like, with product MVLPCSSPEDHMRSMLPSLLRGRRFYCREWALEKLQRCLEARDSTKSAEGTARVSPGVLVTGGPGTGKTALLTELVWPQSEACRAAGLASRCLSWHFCQREDAGSIEVWRFVLGLVEQLKESPLLGPNYVKAISSAAIAAVLEPLHCQREPDDTFKRAVLEPLLSLTPPAHSVFIVVDSLDSGYCGGNGVGEGSISGAVATQSSSIAELLLKYIQLLPPWILLVCSARRQNKAICKIFSGFRRLCLDDLRKPATVRDVQQYILRRLDQDGALRRQLTPETAEMLNLLHIKSGGCFLFLERVLDGVAHGLVGLREIRDIPGTLNGLYLWLCQRLFPRRLFVHIRPLLNILLASPQPLTAEQLYTIAKSRDFYLGIGDFQAQMGALASLFVDGPEGSKLLFHSSFAEWLTDVKYCTQKFLCCVKDGHLSLAMSLSLRASSLGTEDTCQLAHHLLNSGVHEGEPALLALWLLWTGVPALNGARKDCSSKYTPALVQQDVLQLLMKSGIYPASCSTDNSSSVRVHCVGGGGKIVRRALQREDSVRALLDSGISVNCTDPSDGRTLLAAAAHAGLVDVAALLLCRGSDPLLNDNQGQTALTLAARQGHVGVLLVLLKWVKEKGTKSPAAQALLEHVDSEGWTALRSAAWGGHKEAVRLLLEAGAEIDGCDSDGRTALRAAAWGGHEEILLTLLDHGAEVDCSDREGRTPLIAAAYMGHKDAVEILLNAGANLNLADGDGRTALSVAALCVPSAAGGRGHGEVVSLLLERGANPEHKDRDGMTPLLLSSYEGHEEVVELLLEAGADVDESSGSHPSAITPLLAAAALGHAGTVNRLLFWGAAVDGIDGEGRTALCLAAAKGSVEVVKALLDRGLDENHKDDLGWTPLHAAACEGHKSVCAILTEQGSMARVGELDVEGRSPLILAAQEGHCSTVRLLLDRKSPIDHRAYDGHSALSAAALQGHREIVELLMRRGADTDVRDAEGRPLLYLLVLEGHLDMAMLLIEKGGVPLESKDAEGRTALHVAAWRGDLEGIELLLKYGADPNARDLDGRPPLHSVAWRGNAAAGRLLLRAKGLNVDLACKQQGATALSIAAQEGHAEIVAMLLEKGAEPDHVDRYGRSPVKVAGKQGNFTIVRLLESYGAKAFSGLIPFTPSGAPNNSYLSATVKTQASISSGEVGVDGVPATSSSSSTSVSASCSPASTAERFHSMPASQTSSSTCHSLATVQTVPADSLNFIQQIQQHSLPRCRSRPSTLPLPGSNPASLQGRASRHNQKAVPKSSPTNEQYTLTELLDSDKPLKGLGYSGNGNYLLKPKTPYIIEDVMEKNLKQAGGVDLKWNSIMASLGVMPNQEGPIRQTKIGESPPLGYPHFHFQSHAQKEDWGGIQMTSKSPTIDLSAISPNSALSNESVFNMTTTDPQLNLKQAIKLQFEGPTSAALYKRETPL from the exons ATGGTCCTTCCCTGTTCATCTCCTGAGGACCATATGAGGAGCATGTTACCCAGCTTGTTACGGGGCCGGCGGTTCTACTGCCGAGAATGGGCCCTTGAGAAGCTACAAAGATGCCTAGAGGCGCGAGACTCCACCAAGAGCGCGGAGGGAACAGCCCGTGTCTCTCCAGGGGTCCTAGTGACTGGGGGCCCGGGCACGGGTAAGACAGCCCTGCTCACAGAACTGGTTTGGCCTCAGTCGGAAGCATGCAGGGCGGCAGGGCTGGCATCACGGTGTTTGTCCTGGCACTTTTGCCAGCGAGAGGATGCAGGCAGTATTGAAGTGTGGAGATTTGTCCTGGGACTGGTTGAACAGCTGAAGGAAAGTCCACTTCTGGGACCGAACTATGTGAAAGCGATAAGCAGTGCTGCTATTGCTGCTGTACTGGAGCCCCTCCACTGCCAAAGAGAACCTGATGACACTTTTAAAAG gGCAGTATTAGAGCCCCTCTTGTCCTTGACACCACCTGCTCACAGTGTGTTTATTGTGGTTGATTCACTGGACTCGGGGTATTGTGGAGGTAATGGAGTTGGAGAAGGCTCAATATCAGGAGCTGTGGCCACTCAGAGTTCCTCTATTGCAGAGCTCCTGCTAAAATACATACAGCTCCTGCCCCCCTGGATCTTGCTAGTCTGCTCTGCACGCCGCCAGAACAAAGCCATTTGCAAGATATTCTCAG GTTTTAGGAGGTTGTGTCTGGATGACTTAAGAAAGCCTGCAACTGTACGAGATGTACAACAATATATCCTTCGCAGGCTTGACCAGGATGGGGCTTTGAGAAGACAACTTACACCAGAGACAGCTGAAATGCTTAATCTTTTGCACATCAAAAGCGGTGGCTGTTTCTTGTTTCTTGAGCGAGTACTAGATGGTGTTGCACATGGTCTAGTTGGACTTCGAGAAATTCGGGACATTCCTGGCACACTGAATGGCCTATACCTTTGGCTATGTCAGCGCCTCTTTCCTCGAAGGCTGTTTGTCCATATTAGGCCTTTGCTGAATATCCTTTTGGCATCCCCACAACCACTAACAGCTGAGCAGCTCTATACTATTGCCAAAAGCCGTGACTTCTACCTTGGGATTGGAGACTTCCAAGCACAGATGGGGGCTCTGGCATCTCTGTTTGTAGATGGCCCTGAGGGCAGTAAACTCCTCTTTCATAGCAGTTTTGCAGAATGGTTAACTGATGTTAAATACTGCACACAGAAGTTTCTGTGTTGTGTGAAGGATGGTCACCTTTCTTTGGCCATGTCCCTCTCTCTTCGAGCCAGTAGTCTGGGTACAGAGGACACTTGCCAGCTTGCCCACCACCTCCTCAACAGTGGAGTCCATGAAGGGGAACCAGCCCTCCTGGCACTGTGGTTGCTATGGACTGGAGTTCCAGCACTTAATGGTGCCAGAAAAGACTGTTCTTCTAAGTATACACCTGCATTAGTTCAGCAAGATGTATTACAACTCCTAATGAAAAGTGGAATTTACCCTGCAAGCTGTTCAACTGACAATAGCTCCAGTGTCAGGGTACACTGTGTTGGAGGAGGCGGCAAGATAGTTCGGCGAGCATTACAAAGGGAAGACTCTGTCAGAGCACTTCTTGACAGTGGAATCAGTGTGAACTGTACAGACCCATCAGATGGACGGACTTTACTGGCAGCCGCAGCCCATGCTGGACTTGTAGATGTAGCAGCATTGCTGTTGTGCCGTGGATCAGACCCTTTACTGAATGACAACCAGGGGCAGACTGCACTGACGCTTGCTGCCAGACAAGGCCATGTTGGTGTACTGCTGGTTTTGCTAAAGTGGGTGAAGGAGAAAGGGACCAAGAGTCCTGCAGCACAAGCCCTGCTGGAGCATGTAGACAGTGAGGGATGGACTGCTCTACGCTCCGCTGCATGGGGTGGCCACAAGGAAGCTGTGCGTCTACTTCTGGAAGCAGGGGCAGAGATTGACGGCTGTGATTCAGATGGCCGGACAGCCTTACGAGCAGCAGCATGGGGTGGACATGAAGAAATTTTGTTGacccttcttgatcatggtgctGAAGTAGACTGCTCAGACCGTGAGGGACGTACTCCACTAATAGCTGCAGCCTACATGGGTCACAAAGATGCAGTGGAGATCCTTTTGAATGCTGGGGCCAATTTGAATCTAGCGGATGGGGATGGACGTACCGCTCTGTCTGTTGCTGCATTATGTGTGCCATCAGCAGCTGGAGGACGAGGGCATGGAGAGGTTGTAAGCCTTCTGTTAGAGCGAGGTGCCAATCCAGAACATAAGGACAGAGATGGAATGACGCCTTTACTACTGTCCTCTTACGAAGGGCACGAGGAAGTGGTTGAACTCCTGCTGGAAGCTGGAGCTGATGTAGATGAAAGTTCTGGATCTCATCCATCTGCTATCACTCCTCTTCTTGCAGCTGCAGCTCTGGGGCATGCTGGCACAGTTAACCGTTTGCTGTTTTGGGGGGCAGCAGTGGATGGCATCGACGGAGAAGGCCGCACTGCTCTCTGCTTGGCTGCAGCCAAGGGTAGTGTTGAAGTTGTAAAAGCACTGTTGGACAGGGGTTTGGATGAGAATCACAAAGATGACCTGGGCTGGACTCCATTGCATGCTGCAGCTTGTGAAGGTCACAAAAGTGTGTGTGCAATATTGACAGAGCAAGGTAGCATGGCACGTGTGGGTGAGCTTGATGTAGAGGGTCGGAGCCCTCTAATACTAGCAGCACAAGAAGGTCACTGCAGTACAGTCAGGCTACTTCTAGATCGAAAGTCACCCATTGATCATCGTGCATATGATGGACACTCTGCTCTCAGTGCGGCTGCTCTCCAGGGTCATCGGGAGATTGTGGAGTTATTGATGCGTAGAGGGGCAGACACTGATGTCCGTGATGCTGAAGGAAGACCTCTTCTTTATTtgctggtcctggagggccatttAGACATGGCCATGTTACTCATTGAAAAAGGGGGTGTCCCTCTGGAGTCAAAAGATGCAGAAGGGCGAACTGCACTACATGTAGCAGCTTGGCGAGGAGATCTGGAAGGTATTGAACTGTTGCTGAAGTATGGTGCTGACCCAAATGCTAGAGATCTTGATGGTCGGCCTCCTTTGCACTCTGTGGCCTGGAGAGGGAATGCAGCTGCTGGCAGGCTGCTGCTTAGGGCTAAAGGTCTTAATGTAGATCTGGCTTGCAAACAGCAGGGTGCCACAGCCCTTAGCATTGCTGCTCAGGAGGGGCATGCTGAAATTGTGGCCATGCTTTTAGAGAAAGGTGCAGAACCAGACCATGTCGACCGTTATGGCCGCAGCCCAGTCAAGGTAGCAGGAAAACAAGGTAATTTCACAATTGTGCGACTTCTGGAGAGCTATGGCGCAAAGGCCTTCTCAGGTCTCATACCGTTTACACCTAGTGGTGCTCCCAACAATTCTTATCTTTCAGCCACAGTCAAGACCCAAGCATCTATTAGTTCAGGAGAAGTGGGTGTTGATGGAGTCCCAGCCACATCTTCTTCATCTTCGACCTCAGTTTCTGCCTCCTGTTCCCCAGCTTCCACTGCAGAGCGTTTTCATTCCATGCCTGCCTCACAGACTTCCTCCTCCACCTGCCACTCCCTGGCCACAGTACAGACCGTGCCTGCTGACAGCCTAAATTTCATCCAGCAAATTCAACAACATTCCCTTCCTCGTTGCCGCAGTCGGCCATCCACCTTGCCTCTACCTGGTTCCAATCCAGCCAGTCTTCAGGGCAGAGCTTCTAGGCACAATCAAAAAGCTGTTCCAAAGAGCAGTCCCACAAATGAACAGTACACACTCACTGAACTCCTGGACTCAGACAAACCCTTAAAAGGGCTTGGATACTCGGGGAATGGCAACTACCTCTTAAAACCTAAAACTCCTTACATAATAGAGGATGTGATGGAGAAGAACCTCAAACAAGCTGGTGGAGTAGATCTAAAGTGGAACTCCATTATGGCTTCCTTAGGGGTGATGCCAAACCAAGAGGGCCCAATTCGACAAACAAAAATTGGGGAAAGCCCCCCTTTGGGGTACCCACATTTTCACTTCCAATCCCATGCACAAAAAGAGGATTGGGGAGGAATTCAAATGACATCCAAGTCCCCAACCATTGACCTTTCAGCTATTTCCCCAAATAGTGCCTTATCTAATGAGTCTGTGTTTAACATGACAACTACTGACCCCCAGCTGAATCTCAAACAGGCAATTAAGCTGCAATTTGAAGGGCCAACTAGTGCAGCACTTTACAAGCGGGAAACCCCTCTCTGA
- the LOC113108436 gene encoding hemopexin — MKLIQMLTLCLALSLSLAAPSHHKEDHVQQDEPQGHQHELHHGANLDRCGGMEFDAIAVNEEGIPYFFKGDHLFKGFHGQAELSNETFPELDEHHHLGHVDAAFRMHSEDSPEHHDHQFFFLDTKVFSYYKHKLEKDYPKDISELFPGIPDHLDAAVECPKPDCANDTIIFFKGDEIYHFDMKTKKVDEKEFKSMPNCTGAFRYMDHYYCFHGHQFSKFDPITGEVQGKYPKETRDYFMRCPHFGQKTTDEHIEREQCSRVHLDAITSDDDGSVYAFRGHHFLSITGDKFHSDTIESAFKELHSEVDAVFSYEGHLYMIKDNEVFVYKVGEPHTHLEGYPKPLKEVLGIEGPVDAAFVCADHHIAHVVKGQTVYDVDLKATPRVPVKEGSIAHLKKIDAAMCGPKGVTAVIGNHYYQFGSPMIMMMAKIMPEQHRVSQGLFGCDH, encoded by the exons ATGAAGCTCATTCAGATGCTCACTCTTTGCCTGGCTCTCTCATTGAGTCTCGCTGCTCCCTC GCATCATAAGGAGGATCATGTTCAACAAG aTGAACCTCAAGGACACCAGCATGAATTGCACCATGGTGCTAATCTTGATCGCTGTGGAGGAATGGAGTTTGATGCAATTGCTGTGAACGAGGAGGGAATCCCTTATTTCTTCAAGG GCGACCACCTGTTCAAGGGATTCCATGGCCAGGCTGAGCTGTCTAATGAAACTTTCCCTGAGTTGGATGAACATCATCACCTGGGACATGTGGATGCTGCGTTCCGCATGCACTCTGAAGACAGCCCAGAACACCATGACCACCAGTTCTTCTTCCTG GACACCAAGGTCTTCAGCTACTACAAGCACAAGCTGGAGAAGGACTATCCCAAGGATATCTCTGAACTTTTCCCTGGAATTCCTGACCATTTGGATGCTGCAGTGGAGTGTCCCAAACCAGACTGTGCCAATGACACCATAATATTTTTCAAAG GTGATGAGATCTACCACTTCGATATGAAGACCAAGAAGGTTGATGAAAAGGAATTCAAAAGCATGCCCAATTGCACTGGAGCCTTCCGTTACATGGATCATTATTACTGCTTTCATGGTCATCAGTTCTCCAAGTTTGACCCAATTACAGGAGAAGTCCAAGGCAAATATCCAAAAGAGACCCGTGATTACTTCATGAGATGCCCACATTTTG GACAAAAGACCACTGATGAACACATTGAGAGAGAACAGTGCAGCCGTGTCCACTTGGATGCTATTACATCTGATGATGATGGCAGCGTATATGCTTTCCGAG GGCACCACTTTCTCAGCATAACTGGTGATAAGTTTCATTCAGACACAATTGAGAGTGCTTTCAAAGAGTTGCATAGTGAAGTGGATGCAGTCTTCTCTTATGAAGGCCATCTCTACATGATCAAG GACAATGAGGTGTTTGTGTACAAAGTTGGagagccacacacacacctggaaggTTACCCCAAACCCCTGAAGGAGGTCCTTGGAATTGAGGGTCCTGTAGATGCTGCCTTTGTGTGTGCAGACCATCACATTGCTCATGTCGTCAAAG GTCAAACAGTTTATGATGTTGACTTGAAAGCCACCCCACGAGTGCCTGTGAAGGAGGGATCCATAGCACACTTAAAAAAGATTGATGCGGCAATGTGTGGACCCAAGGGCGTGACAGCTGTGATCGGTAACCATTACTACCAATTTGGGAGTCCCATGATTATGATGATGGCCAAAATAATGCCTGAACAGCACAGGGTGTCTCAGGGGCTGTTTGGCTGTGACCACTAG